GGTATTGCCTGGAAGGTTGAGCGCAATTCCATTGTCTCGCTGCGCAAACCGCACGGTGACGTTGCCCTGTACAGGGAATCGGATGCAGATCTGCTCGGTACGGGTGGCGCAACCGCCTCACAGGGCGAGGGGCCTGTCATGCGGGTGGGCGACGAAGAGTACCGTCTCATTTCCTCCGGTTCCGTATGGGTTGTCGGGCCCAAATATCTCGTCACTGCAGAGCATGTTGTAGACAGCGATTATGACTACTTTGTCTTTGAAGGAGATGAGATTCGGCAGGTGCGTGTTGTCGCAACTGATAAAGATCTGGATCTGGCAGTGCTCAAGCTCATGGAAGGCACGTTTCAGGCTCCGCCCATTCCCTTGCGTAAGCAGGCAAAGATACCCAACGGTACTCCCGTGCTGGCTATGGGCTTCCCTGAGCTAGGCACGCTGGGAACGGAAATCAAGATAACGGCAGGTATAGTGAACGCCCAGACAGGGTATGCAGGCAAGAGTCAGCAATATCAGATTTCGGCAGAGATTCATCATGGTAACAGCGGCGGTCCCGTCGTCGATGACTGCGGTAACGTTATGGGCGTTGTGAGTTCCGGTATTAGCAAGATGGTAATGGATAACGTGAGTTTTGTTGTTAAATACCAGTTCTTGAAGGCGTTTATGGAGTCCCACAATGTGGATTTCACCGAAAGAGAATCGGTCAAGCCGTTGTCTGCCGTGGAAGTGTTTGAACGCTACTCAAAGTCGGTAATGTTGATTCTGGCGACCGATAAGAAATGATTTTTTCATGCTGCGACAGCGTGTTGTGAATAATTGCCGCAAGTTTGAAACGAAGAGGGTGGAGATGAGGAAGAATTTAGTGCTGCGCGTTTTGGGGATTCTTGCCGCACTGGGCATGGCTGTCATGCTCGCGGCGTGTAACGGCCCTGTTTCCATGGGGGCTTCTCCTGCCATCAAGCAGGTGGGGGGACAGGTTGTCGGGCCGCAGGATGTGTATGAAATGTCGTTTTTTGAAGCGGTGGATATGGCCCTTACCGTTTCCAAGGACAAGTTCCGCGAAGCCGAGATAGACTACGAGGGCAGAAGCATCCGCGTGAAGAACTGCATGTATCCCGGTGGATGCATGAGTGGCGAAGTGAAGCCTCTTTTGTTGAGAGATTACAATACGCACAAGTCCGGGGTGATCTTCCTGCTCGATATCAAGGGCGAGGCTTCCAGCGATCCCTTCGAATACAAGCGCCATTCCGACCTCTTCTATGGCGGGATCAAGGAATATGCGAAGCTGCGCGGGGTGCCTCAGACCACGTTCAGGCATTATACGCAGGAAGAGGGAACCTTTATTGAAATTGCTCCCAAGGATGTTCCCCGCGATTTGGCCGGTTTCGTCTACTGGCTGGACAAGAAGGACAATCCTCAGCCGTACGAGGGCGTATACGAGTTTTCCAACGGTCGTTACACCCTTGGACTTTATTACGATGCATCAGACCGCGTGTATAAGTACAAGGCCATGATTCTGGAGACCCGCACCCGCGAATGGAACGCCGGTGAGATCAAGGTAAAGTTCAACAAGCTGGAAGCGGACAGCGGCTGTCTCAGCCGGTATTTCCTGCAGGACAAGAGCGAAGTGGGCGCCACGTGGCACGTCTACAGCGACGGGCTCGTGGCGGAAAATCTGAGTGACGGTGGCTCCAACATTGTGCTGCTGCCCGTGGACGTGAGCGGCTATACCTCGAAAGATTCCGGCCGTTCCGGCAACCGCGGCAATTCCGGCAAGAAGAGCGGTGCGACGGCGAAGAAGGGCGAGCGAACCTACCGCGCTCTCGGCAGCGGTACTGCATGGCTTCTCAGCAGCAAGTATCTTGTTACCTGCAACCATGTGGTGGATACCGGCGATACCTACTTCCTGCGAGTTGGTGACGACTACAAGGAAGTGCGCGTTGTGGCCCGCGATGCGGATCTGGACCTTGCTGCGCTCAAGCTGGTTGAAGGGGCCATTGATGATCCCATTCTGCCGCTGCGCAAGAATTCAGTGCTTGAGAACGGTTCGGAAGTGTATGCCCTCGGTTTTCCGAAGGTTGGCATTCTCGGAATGACTATCAAAATTACCGATGGCATCATCAGCGCCCAGACCGGTTTTAACGGTCGTGCGCAGGACTACCAGATTTCCGTGCCCATACAGGGCGGGAACAGCGGTGGTCCCGTGTTGGATGAATCCGGCAACGTGGCGGGGGTTGCGGCCTCCATTATACGCCACGATATTGCAGATAACGTGAGCTTCATGGTGAAGTACCAGTTCCTGAAGATGTTCCTGCAGTCACATAACGTGGAATTCACGGAGCGCGATTCCAACGAATCCATGAAGGCCAAGGATATCTTCCGCCGCTACGGCTCTTCGGTGTATCTGCTGTGGGTGCTGGAACGCAATAACTAGCGATAGCAGCGGTCTGTAAGAGAAAAAGAAGCCCCCGCCGGAGTATCCGGCGGGGGCTTTATCATGCTTTGGGGGGTGCTTAGCCTTTGCGGCGCTTGGCCCACGGAACGGAGAATATCCATTCGCTGGCGCAGTGCAGCCCGTAGCGCGGCATTTCGCTGGTAAAAATAAGGGGGGCGTTTTCCGGCACTTCTTCGGCTGAAATGATCTCGGCGCGGCAGCGGCACCCAAGGGCAAAGGGGGGCAGGCAGCGGATGAGGTCTGGGTGCGAAGCGGGCAGTATGGCCCCGTGGAGCGCCCTGCAGTGCTTGCAGGGGGGGCGCATGGCCGTATAGCCGTCGTCACTGTTGTTTGCCGGAGGATCGGTGGTGATGCGCAGATAGGCGCTTCTGTTGGCTTCCAGGGCGGCCATAACACTAAGCTGTTCGTCGCGCCATGCAAGGTAGTGTTCCATGAACGCGTCAATGTCTTCGGACGAGGCCTTGTGTTCTTCAAAGAGCAGCCAGATGACTTGTCCTGTCAGTCGCGAAAAAAGGGGATGGCGGCTGGCGAGATCTTTGAAATCAATATTCATTGTGACGACCCTGTATCAAAGTGAAGCGACGAAGCGGAGCACCATGTGCAAATTTCGTCCGGCAAAATGCCAGAGAAGGTTTACTGCGCCAGCGCGCGGCTGGCAAGTGCCAACTGGGGCAATAGGCGGGTTTTTGACTGATTGTACAGACTGGCCGCCATTACGGTGTACACATTCCCCCGTAAGAGGGTTCATATCTGCTCACGTCTGAGTGCACGCAGGCAGGATATGAAAAAGCCTGCGCCGGATTCCGGCGCAGGCTTGCGTTTTATGATGCCGTGAGCCTGTTAGCCGGGTTGCTGAGCCGCAATCCAGTCCATGGCTTCTTTCAGGTCCAGTGTGCCGGTGTATATGGCCTTGCCGGAGATGGCTCCTTCAAGATTTGCAGACCGGCTAAGGGGGTAGAGTGCCTTCACATCATCCAGCGTGGCCACGCCGCCGGCGGCAATGACAGGAACCGAAGAGGTTTCCGCCAGTTTTTTCAGGGCGGAAACGTTTACGCCGGTTTGCATACCGTCGCGGTCAATGTCGGTGTAGATGACAAACGCGGCACCCTGTTCTTCCAGACGGGGCAACACGTCGTATACGGTCAGGCCCGTATCTTCCACCCACCCCTTGGTTTTGAGCTTGCCGCCTTCGGCATCCAGAGAAACACCGATTCTGCCGGGCATGGCCTTGCACAGCTTGCCGAAAAGGTCTGGGTCGGTCAGCGCAATGGTGCCGATGATGAGGCGGGTAACGCCGGCATCAAGGTAGGCACGGGCGGTGGCAATATCGCGTATGCCGCCGCCGAGCTGCACGGGAATATCCAGATTGGAACAGATGCGCCGGATGAGGTCGCGGTTCACCGGCTCGCCGGAAAACGCGCCGTCAAGATCGACAACATGCAGCCACTTGCCACCCTGGTCCTGCCACTGGCGGGCCATGGCTACGGGGTCGGAAGAGAAAACAGTTTCTTCATCGGCCCGGCCCTGCTTCAGGCGAACTGCCTGGCCGCCCTTGATATCTACTGCGGGAAAAATGATCACAGACCCAACTCCTTGATACCCTGACGCATGCCTTCTTCCGCGAGCTGCAGTGCGGAAATCCACTTGCCCTTGCGCTCAACGAATTTGCTGAGGTTCATGAGGTTGTTGCTCAGGCTTTCCTGCGTTTCCTCAAAATGGAAACGGGAGGTTGCCCGCTGACGCTTCACGTCGATAATAAAAATGTCCATGGTGACTGCAGCGGGGTGGAATGCACCCGCTTCACCGCCGTCACGGTCCTGCCACTTGAGTACCTGAGGAACCACCAGAAAATCAACCCCCATGCATTCACCGACCTTGATCCAGCGGGCAAGTGCGGTGCTGGAGCCATCTTCCTTGCTCATGCCCAGTTCAAGGCAGCGGGCGCTGGCGCCGGAACTTTCGTAGCGTCGGTTGGTCTGGCGGAACAGCTGGGTTTCGAACGTTTCGTCAAGTTCACGCAGGGTTTTCTCTTCCAGAGCTGCCTGATCTTCGGGCACATAGCCCGCAAGCAGGTCCCATGTGTGCATGGGCTGAGTGAATCGGGCAACGCCGATGGAAACCTCGGGCAACGGGGTGGGACCCTGAGTTACCTGCTGGCAGCCGACAAGGGTGAGGCCTGCAAGTAGGAGCAGGGTGATGCAGATACGCTGAACTTGTCTCATGAATCCAGACTCCCTTTGGTGCTGAGTAGCTGCGCTCGATCGCGGCTTGCGGCCATGCGCAAGGCTAGGCCGAGACCTTTGCATGCCGATTCGAGCAGATGATGTCCATTCTTACCATACAGATATGAAATGTGCATATTGATTCTTGCCGCATAGGCAACCGATTTGAAGAATTCTCTCCACAGGTCGCTTTCGTCACCGGCAATAACCGGAGGCAGCAGTTCATCGTTCCGGTAGACCAGATAGGGACGGCCGGAAATATCTATATTCACTTCAGTCATGGATTCGTCCATGGGAACCTTGGCGAATCCTACGCGGTTGATACCTGTCTTGTCAGCAAGGCACTGGTTCATTGCCTGTCCGAGGCAAAGGCCTATGTCTTCCAATGTATGGTGCGCATCAACGTGCAGATCGCCCTCGCAGGTCAGGGTAAGGTCAAAGCCTCCCCAGAAGGCCAGCAGGGTGAGCATATGGTCGGCAAAGCCCCATCCGCTCTTCACGTCCACCTTGCCCGATCCGTCCACGTTCAGGGTCAGCGCGATGCGGGTCTCGCTCGTGTCGCGCTGTATGGTGGCTATACGTTGTGTCATGCGCATATCCTTTGGGACACCGTGCGTCTGCACGGGGTGTGCGTCACGCCGTGGGCGAGCGCGTTATTTCGCTTCGGCTGCCTCTTCGTCGTCTTCATCTTCCTCTGCCTCATCTTCTTCCGAAGGTTCTTCCTTCTTACGGCCGAAGACAGAGGCGACGATGATGGATACTTCATACAGAACAAGCAGAGGACCGGCCATCAGCAGCTGCGAGAATACGTCCGGCGGGGTCAGTATGGCACCGACCACAAAGGCACCGAGCACTGCAAACCGGCGCACCTTTCGCATCATATCTGCGGTCAGAATGCCTATTCTGCTGAGGACAAGGGCGAAGAGCGGCATTTCGAATACGAACCCGAACGCGAGCAGTAGTTTGATGGAGAAACTGAGATATTCATCCAGCTTCAGCATGGCCTGAATATGCTCGTTGTTGAAGCTCATGAAGAACTCAAACGCCGCAGGGAAAACGACAAAGTACCCGAATGAGGCCCCGCCCACAAAGAACAGGGCGGAAAATACAGCCACGGGAACAATGTATTTGCGCTCTTCTTCATACAGGCCGGGGGCGATAAAGGCCCACACCTGATAGAAAATATACGGACTGGTGAGGAAAATGCCCGCAAGGGCCGCCACCTTGAGATAGGTGAGAAAGGCTTCCTGCG
This region of Desulfovibrio subterraneus genomic DNA includes:
- a CDS encoding S1 family peptidase → MRRCVLLLILLFMVGCKATMVGTNAESISDIENKQVVGDQRVVFVSYDEAIDIAEEVASLKFRSVKVNKARNGIVVHTYDPMYGAFIGRIEPVVLYIPKTQEYGITFLMYGKGDGFWDGTLTPKTFLKAFYKELEDYLEFNDIENTVYTQAEYTQSKGVPVEKASASIPHDPQAFAFWLTKRADRDPMEGVYEDSAGDFTLGIYATPKDRQYKFKAVILESRDRKWKVGEILIKFKKLVPGSVCLSRIQDKQGTESGIAWKVERNSIVSLRKPHGDVALYRESDADLLGTGGATASQGEGPVMRVGDEEYRLISSGSVWVVGPKYLVTAEHVVDSDYDYFVFEGDEIRQVRVVATDKDLDLAVLKLMEGTFQAPPIPLRKQAKIPNGTPVLAMGFPELGTLGTEIKITAGIVNAQTGYAGKSQQYQISAEIHHGNSGGPVVDDCGNVMGVVSSGISKMVMDNVSFVVKYQFLKAFMESHNVDFTERESVKPLSAVEVFERYSKSVMLILATDKK
- a CDS encoding S1 family peptidase; amino-acid sequence: MRKNLVLRVLGILAALGMAVMLAACNGPVSMGASPAIKQVGGQVVGPQDVYEMSFFEAVDMALTVSKDKFREAEIDYEGRSIRVKNCMYPGGCMSGEVKPLLLRDYNTHKSGVIFLLDIKGEASSDPFEYKRHSDLFYGGIKEYAKLRGVPQTTFRHYTQEEGTFIEIAPKDVPRDLAGFVYWLDKKDNPQPYEGVYEFSNGRYTLGLYYDASDRVYKYKAMILETRTREWNAGEIKVKFNKLEADSGCLSRYFLQDKSEVGATWHVYSDGLVAENLSDGGSNIVLLPVDVSGYTSKDSGRSGNRGNSGKKSGATAKKGERTYRALGSGTAWLLSSKYLVTCNHVVDTGDTYFLRVGDDYKEVRVVARDADLDLAALKLVEGAIDDPILPLRKNSVLENGSEVYALGFPKVGILGMTIKITDGIISAQTGFNGRAQDYQISVPIQGGNSGGPVLDESGNVAGVAASIIRHDIADNVSFMVKYQFLKMFLQSHNVEFTERDSNESMKAKDIFRRYGSSVYLLWVLERNN
- the hisA gene encoding 1-(5-phosphoribosyl)-5-[(5-phosphoribosylamino)methylideneamino]imidazole-4-carboxamide isomerase codes for the protein MIIFPAVDIKGGQAVRLKQGRADEETVFSSDPVAMARQWQDQGGKWLHVVDLDGAFSGEPVNRDLIRRICSNLDIPVQLGGGIRDIATARAYLDAGVTRLIIGTIALTDPDLFGKLCKAMPGRIGVSLDAEGGKLKTKGWVEDTGLTVYDVLPRLEEQGAAFVIYTDIDRDGMQTGVNVSALKKLAETSSVPVIAAGGVATLDDVKALYPLSRSANLEGAISGKAIYTGTLDLKEAMDWIAAQQPG
- the hisB gene encoding imidazoleglycerol-phosphate dehydratase HisB, translating into MTQRIATIQRDTSETRIALTLNVDGSGKVDVKSGWGFADHMLTLLAFWGGFDLTLTCEGDLHVDAHHTLEDIGLCLGQAMNQCLADKTGINRVGFAKVPMDESMTEVNIDISGRPYLVYRNDELLPPVIAGDESDLWREFFKSVAYAARINMHISYLYGKNGHHLLESACKGLGLALRMAASRDRAQLLSTKGSLDS
- the tatC gene encoding twin-arginine translocase subunit TatC, producing the protein MTLVQHLDELRKRLKYIALAAIVGCLACYGFAEELFNLLVAPMVRFMPEQSSFIFTAPQEAFLTYLKVAALAGIFLTSPYIFYQVWAFIAPGLYEEERKYIVPVAVFSALFFVGGASFGYFVVFPAAFEFFMSFNNEHIQAMLKLDEYLSFSIKLLLAFGFVFEMPLFALVLSRIGILTADMMRKVRRFAVLGAFVVGAILTPPDVFSQLLMAGPLLVLYEVSIIVASVFGRKKEEPSEEDEAEEDEDDEEAAEAK